The window CAACCAACTCCGATGACTGTCGCCAACCAACTTTGGCACCAACCTCCGATCGCCCTGATCaaccttgaaaaatattaataaaaatacttttattttattttacaggCGGCTATAATTTGGACTATAACAATCTATGCCCAAACAcagattataataactcaaacTATAATACTCATACTATAATTGTTTCTCTCCTCAACCAAACACAGACTATAATTGTTTCTCTCCTCAACCAAACACAGACTATAATAACCCATGCTATAATACCCTGCGCCTTGAACACAGACTACAATAACACACAGTTTTTTTATAGTCATAGACTGTAATAACCTACTATGTGTCCCAAATGCCCCCTTAGTAGTTCATGGTGAAGCAAGTTGTGAACCTCTATGGTATTCTTGTGAATATATTGAATACTAGTGATATTTTCTCAAACTGTTCTAGTTGAAGTTGATTTTGGTCATGCATAGGGGTTTGGTTATGTTTAGTATTTCTAGTTTTTGACAGCTTGTATTGCAGTTTGagttatttttgtattttgatacTAAGTTGTAGGTATCCTTCATCTacaagatattttattttcatctataCACCAGTTAACGTAGAAAATATTATCTTATTATGgctgtaattttaaaaacacgtCGATAAATATCCCTTTGTTTTCTATAGTCTATACTATGAAGGAAGCATAGAATTGTCACTGTTTAATTTatagtatataaaatattttgatctGATCTCGTCAAGAATATTTGATGAAACCATGACTCCTTTATCATCTTTAACTAGGTATACATGATTATAAAAGGTCTAATTAGGAGGTACGAAAGATGGAATCCTGTACATCCAACTCTTGGGGCCTTTTGGGGGATGGGAATAGGCATGGGTTGTGGTGTTGGATGGGGTCCTGGTTTTGGTCCTGAAGTAATTGGCTACGTTGGTGCTGGATGTGGTATTGGGTTTTGTGTGGGATTCACAGCTGCAGGTCTTGGCATTGGTCTTCCAGCAAATGTGCTTTATCATGGTCCATACAGCGGTACACCATCCTTGTCATCTTTGTTGTTATACAACTTATACTCCTTTAATTCCTTAAACGCCATCAAAGTACTCAAATACTTATTTCATCGGATACTTGTGTTTGAGCTGCTTAAGACAATGTATGATTAGTTGCAATGGGACCCTTAAAACTTTCAATGGTTAAAATTGAGCCCCTAAATATCTACAAGTGTCAATATTGGACCCtcaattttacaataattgTAGAAATTGGACccataaatgataaaaattgaagttttaaaCTTGTCCAACTGTTAAAGTTTATACAATTTTGCAAGTTTGAAGCTCcaatttgaacaaattttaatatttatgtaatttggagggtttaattttaaaattgaaagtttaaggatATAATTGCAACTACCACCCAACTAGGATGGTTTTTGCAATTTGCCCATTATAACTAACTTTTCTATTGTAGTTTTTAATGAGACAATTGATGGGCAAACTCATTTACAGCTCTCCTGGCCACAAGAAGTGGAGCAATAGAATTAAGCCAATCCAGTAGTCTTCGATCcaaaaaattttctattagtAATGGATGGAATGACTTTACACAGCATGTATTTGGGCTGCAAAGAGAAGCAATTAGACGATTAGCAAACATCAAGGTGGATTGTACGGacaaaaagattaatttgCCTGATATGCAGATTTTACCAGCCATTCATACTAAGTCTATCTGCGAAAGTTTAGGAACACTAGGTCATCGCCTCTCTCACTTTCACAAAGGTAATCCAATATTTGCTCCTTTTTCATATCTAACAACTGTGAAAAAATTACTAACGTGTTAGGAAGTTGAATTTCTTGTTATCAATTGGAATGGAACAATGTGCCATCGGAGttcttcattgtttttcttgtttgaagTCTTTTTATATTGTTGGAGGAAACCTGTAATTTTTTCTGATTCTTTTTGGCAATgtgatattttagttttcttcaTATTCTGATGTCTTTATTTGAGGCATGATATGAATGGGTTAAATTGTAGGGTAATCACAATAGGTAGCACTTTTAGggttaataattaagtgtgtaacaacatttttaaagaattgcaaatctatcattgataaactctatcattgatagacccTTATCTATGGTAGACTCTATTTTTGATAGAT of the Cucumis sativus cultivar 9930 chromosome 3, Cucumber_9930_V3, whole genome shotgun sequence genome contains:
- the LOC101218231 gene encoding cadmium-induced protein AS8 isoform X3 produces the protein MVYMIIKGLIRRYERWNPVHPTLGAFWGMGIGMGCGVGWGPGFGPEVIGYVGAGCGIGFCVGFTAAGLGIGLPANVLYHGPYSALLATRSGAIELSQSSSLRSKKFSISNGWNDFTQHVFGLQREAIRRLANIKVDCTDKKINLPDMQILPAIHTKSICESLGTLGHRLSHFHKGSKS
- the LOC101218231 gene encoding cadmium-induced protein AS8 isoform X1 — translated: MVYMIIKGLIRRYERWNPVHPTLGAFWGMGIGMGCGVGWGPGFGPEVIGYVGAGCGIGFCVGFTAAGLGIGLPANVLYHGPYSALLATRSGAIELSQSSSLRSKKFSISNGWNDFTQHVFGLQREAIRRLANIKVDCTDKKINLPDMQILPAIHTKSICESLGTLGHRLSHFHKDGIGLFINME
- the LOC101218231 gene encoding cadmium-induced protein AS8 isoform X2, whose amino-acid sequence is MIIKGLIRRYERWNPVHPTLGAFWGMGIGMGCGVGWGPGFGPEVIGYVGAGCGIGFCVGFTAAGLGIGLPANVLYHGPYSALLATRSGAIELSQSSSLRSKKFSISNGWNDFTQHVFGLQREAIRRLANIKVDCTDKKINLPDMQILPAIHTKSICESLGTLGHRLSHFHKDGIGLFINME